A window from Candidatus Tanganyikabacteria bacterium encodes these proteins:
- a CDS encoding 4Fe-4S binding protein, translated as MHVDLLKPEVAFDADLCILCNQCRIVCPIGAVTFDGDDRIIRDKCDHCGDCAVVCPSGALTQPEG; from the coding sequence GTGCATGTGGATCTGCTCAAGCCAGAAGTGGCGTTCGACGCGGATCTTTGCATCCTGTGCAACCAGTGCCGCATCGTCTGTCCCATCGGGGCCGTGACTTTCGACGGCGACGACCGGATCATCCGCGACAAGTGCGACCATTGCGGCGACTGCGCCGTGGTTTGCCCGTCGGGGGCGCTTACCCAGCCGGAGGGCTAG
- a CDS encoding PD40 domain-containing protein has translation MRAVVWLIGLALATSACALRQAAPTATLQAEVKDFATGQPVAGAAVRLVDAQQSREITTTDAAGRFAITRLGEKVTLELAAAGKAPLRRSLRLAPGEERDLDLFMVAPGAALPDDTILFERGGHVFRTDPAGLAVSDLTADLPGVHASPTWNADRTQFAFIQRIPGRAQVATRYADGSPGRFVGDVPDSTSQLRWNPEGRVLVFAYAARTPKGQFSELRAMDVFSGAHRDLVGGQEERDPAWSRDGRFLAWARLIPGRTWELWSSGHDGGANRILLASYNAREPAWSPDGKRVAFSSNREGDYNLYEMALEAPRPRRLTLVPPGGWARRPLYSPLGDEILFETNVVRGAVQEVPNLSALNLRTGRWHEVVDEAREAAW, from the coding sequence ATGCGTGCGGTCGTCTGGCTGATCGGGCTCGCCCTGGCGACCTCGGCGTGCGCCCTGCGCCAGGCGGCGCCGACCGCCACCCTGCAGGCCGAGGTCAAGGACTTCGCCACCGGCCAGCCGGTGGCAGGCGCCGCCGTGCGCCTGGTGGACGCGCAGCAGTCCCGCGAGATCACGACCACCGACGCTGCCGGCCGCTTCGCCATCACGCGCCTCGGCGAGAAGGTGACGCTGGAGCTCGCGGCCGCCGGCAAGGCGCCGCTCCGGCGGTCGCTGCGCCTGGCGCCGGGCGAGGAGCGCGATCTCGACCTGTTCATGGTCGCCCCCGGCGCCGCCCTGCCGGACGATACCATCCTTTTCGAGCGCGGCGGCCACGTCTTCCGCACCGATCCGGCCGGCCTGGCGGTGTCGGATCTGACGGCCGACCTGCCCGGCGTCCACGCGAGCCCGACCTGGAACGCCGATCGCACCCAGTTCGCGTTCATCCAGCGCATCCCCGGCCGGGCGCAGGTGGCCACGCGCTACGCCGACGGCTCGCCCGGGCGCTTCGTGGGGGACGTGCCCGACAGCACGTCGCAACTGCGCTGGAACCCCGAAGGCCGCGTGCTGGTCTTCGCCTACGCCGCCCGGACGCCCAAGGGGCAATTCAGCGAATTGCGCGCCATGGATGTATTCTCGGGCGCCCATCGCGATCTGGTGGGCGGGCAGGAAGAGCGCGATCCGGCCTGGTCGCGCGACGGGCGCTTCCTGGCCTGGGCGCGGCTGATCCCGGGGCGGACCTGGGAACTCTGGTCGTCCGGCCACGACGGCGGCGCCAACCGCATCCTGCTGGCCAGCTACAACGCCCGCGAGCCCGCCTGGAGCCCCGACGGCAAGCGCGTGGCCTTCTCCAGCAACCGGGAGGGCGACTACAACCTCTACGAGATGGCCCTCGAAGCCCCGCGGCCGCGCCGGCTCACGCTGGTGCCGCCCGGCGGGTGGGCGCGTCGGCCCCTCTACAGCCCCCTGGGCGACGAGATCCTCTTCGAGACCAACGTGGTCCGCGGCGCGGTGCAGGAGGTACCGAACCTCAGCGCGCTCAACCTCCGGACCGGCCGGTGGCACGAGGTGGTGGACGAGGCCCGGGAAGCCGCGTGGTGA